Proteins from a genomic interval of Desulfofundulus luciae:
- a CDS encoding VWA domain-containing protein: protein MGVSFTEPLWWLPLPVILAAAWYLRLPWLQMARLAGRGPWRREIFRVAFRFAILILLVAVLAGPHLVKPVQRQAVILALDASASVGPARSHGEQWIREALAARPASALAGVVAFGQQALVEEPPGLRPVFHQLGTDPGMAGSRVGEALRLAGALFPEDARRRVVLLSDGRDTGGDAVAAARQLREEGVRVDVVPLGGPAGPDVRVEALKVPPRARVGEKATLEVVVTATRDTRATLYIDRDGMMVASREVQLRVGENRISLSVDAGSAGLHSYQARVVAADPALDVFTANNRAGAVQQVSGPPHVLVVSPDIKETVPLVRSLRSAGKVEVTVVTPESVPGGLAAWARYQAVFLVNVPAFSLGEKTMQEIETYVRDGGGGLVMVGGPDSYGPGGYAGTPVERALPVEMRISGRGEMPSLGLMLVIDKSGSMSGEAGGADKMSLAREAAARSISILTKKDRVGVIAFDSQPWLVVPLTPADDRERLRQEIGRIYAGGGTEIFPALASAYEALKDAPTRVKHIILLTDGISASGGSYQELARAMQEKGITLTCVAVGPGADAGMLKALAELGRGRFYATADAGTIPAIFTRETVMATRSFAVNERFFPRAAAASPLLQGLEKVPFLEGYITTTARDRAETVLVSHRGDPVLAAWQYGLGRAVAWTPDAAGRWSAAWVQSQVFPRLWGNVLSWILPAVDTSPVQVQAEVISGAEAAAAVQGEEPAATAGGTPQAGAPGDSVVRVTVDDPGHWQMVRRFTDILTGPDGETRTFDLHPAGPGRYTGQTAVAGSGAYLVSITATNGGSRALVAQTGLVVSYPAEYRETGVDLDRLEEIARAGGGTVLASPAEAFAPNLPPVWAGRDLSSPLLALAAVLWLLDVAGRRLVIGPEERAALRRAWATAWRRMARRGGYAAEPAPAWTGRTLATIEKLGFRAGRRDRTATGGQTDGGEEAGSKAPGWQQVAYDAGGGKQTGSLQERGDEALAGATRVAGPVPPGGRMRADSGRRPELDDLPVQDEGVISPGQPGSPQDTAARLLAAKRRRKK from the coding sequence GTGGGCGTTAGTTTTACCGAACCTTTATGGTGGCTGCCCCTGCCGGTAATTCTGGCCGCCGCCTGGTACCTGCGCCTGCCCTGGCTGCAGATGGCCCGGCTGGCCGGACGGGGGCCCTGGCGGCGGGAAATTTTCCGGGTCGCTTTTCGTTTTGCCATCCTGATCCTCCTTGTGGCCGTGCTGGCGGGGCCGCACCTGGTTAAGCCGGTGCAGCGGCAGGCCGTAATTCTGGCCCTGGACGCTTCGGCCAGCGTGGGGCCGGCCAGAAGTCACGGAGAACAGTGGATCCGGGAGGCCCTGGCAGCCAGGCCGGCTTCCGCCCTGGCCGGCGTGGTTGCCTTTGGCCAGCAGGCACTGGTGGAAGAACCCCCGGGGCTCCGCCCGGTGTTTCACCAACTGGGAACAGACCCCGGCATGGCAGGCAGCCGGGTGGGGGAAGCCCTGCGCCTGGCCGGGGCCCTTTTCCCCGAGGATGCCCGGCGGCGGGTGGTGTTGTTGTCCGACGGGCGGGATACCGGGGGTGACGCCGTGGCGGCGGCCCGACAACTACGGGAAGAAGGGGTGCGGGTGGATGTGGTGCCCCTGGGAGGCCCCGCCGGTCCGGACGTGCGAGTGGAAGCTTTAAAAGTCCCTCCCCGGGCCCGGGTGGGCGAAAAGGCTACCCTGGAAGTAGTGGTTACTGCCACCAGGGACACCCGGGCCACCCTTTATATAGACCGGGACGGGATGATGGTGGCCTCCCGGGAGGTGCAACTGCGGGTGGGGGAAAACCGCATCAGCCTCTCCGTTGATGCGGGTAGTGCCGGCCTGCACAGCTACCAGGCCCGCGTGGTGGCCGCCGATCCCGCCCTGGATGTTTTTACGGCCAATAACCGGGCCGGTGCGGTGCAACAGGTAAGTGGGCCGCCCCACGTCCTGGTGGTGAGTCCTGATATAAAAGAGACTGTTCCCCTGGTCCGCTCGCTGCGCAGCGCCGGAAAAGTAGAGGTCACGGTGGTAACCCCGGAAAGCGTGCCCGGGGGACTGGCCGCCTGGGCCCGTTACCAGGCGGTGTTTCTGGTTAACGTGCCTGCTTTCAGCCTGGGAGAAAAAACCATGCAGGAGATTGAAACTTATGTGCGGGACGGGGGTGGCGGCCTGGTTATGGTGGGCGGGCCCGACTCCTATGGTCCCGGCGGTTACGCCGGTACCCCGGTGGAACGGGCGCTGCCCGTGGAAATGCGCATTTCCGGCCGGGGAGAAATGCCTTCCCTGGGCCTGATGCTGGTCATTGATAAATCGGGCAGTATGAGCGGGGAAGCCGGCGGGGCGGATAAAATGAGCCTGGCCAGGGAGGCGGCTGCGCGCAGCATTTCCATCCTGACTAAAAAGGACCGGGTGGGGGTAATTGCCTTTGACAGCCAGCCCTGGCTGGTGGTGCCCCTGACGCCGGCGGATGACAGGGAGCGGCTGCGCCAGGAAATAGGGCGCATTTATGCCGGTGGAGGCACGGAAATCTTTCCGGCTCTGGCCAGCGCTTACGAGGCTTTAAAGGATGCCCCGACCCGGGTCAAGCACATCATCCTGTTGACAGATGGCATTTCGGCCAGCGGAGGGTCTTATCAGGAACTGGCAAGGGCGATGCAGGAAAAGGGCATAACCCTTACCTGTGTGGCCGTGGGTCCCGGGGCAGACGCCGGGATGTTAAAGGCTCTGGCCGAACTGGGCCGGGGGCGTTTTTACGCCACTGCCGATGCCGGAACCATTCCGGCCATATTTACCAGGGAAACGGTTATGGCCACCCGCAGTTTTGCTGTAAACGAACGTTTCTTTCCCCGGGCCGCCGCAGCCAGCCCCCTGCTCCAGGGTTTGGAAAAAGTTCCCTTCCTGGAAGGTTACATTACCACCACAGCCAGAGACCGGGCGGAAACGGTACTCGTCTCCCACCGGGGAGATCCGGTACTGGCGGCCTGGCAGTACGGGTTGGGGCGTGCTGTGGCCTGGACTCCCGACGCAGCCGGCCGCTGGAGCGCCGCCTGGGTTCAAAGTCAGGTTTTCCCCAGGCTCTGGGGGAATGTCCTGTCGTGGATCCTGCCCGCGGTGGATACCAGTCCGGTGCAGGTGCAGGCGGAAGTGATCAGCGGAGCGGAAGCAGCGGCGGCTGTACAGGGCGAGGAGCCTGCGGCAACTGCCGGGGGTACCCCGCAGGCCGGTGCCCCGGGTGATTCTGTTGTCCGCGTTACCGTGGATGATCCCGGGCACTGGCAAATGGTGCGCCGGTTTACGGACATATTGACCGGGCCTGATGGGGAGACCAGAACCTTCGATTTACATCCCGCCGGTCCCGGGAGATATACGGGGCAAACAGCGGTTGCCGGTTCCGGCGCGTACCTGGTGAGTATTACGGCAACAAATGGCGGCAGCCGTGCGCTGGTGGCTCAAACCGGCCTGGTGGTATCCTACCCTGCCGAATACCGGGAGACGGGGGTGGATCTGGACCGGCTGGAGGAGATTGCCCGGGCCGGCGGCGGAACGGTGCTGGCCTCCCCGGCGGAGGCCTTTGCCCCCAATTTACCTCCGGTTTGGGCCGGCCGGGATCTCTCCTCCCCACTGCTGGCCCTGGCCGCCGTGCTCTGGCTGCTGGACGTGGCCGGCCGCCGTCTGGTCATCGGCCCCGAAGAACGGGCGGCCTTGCGCCGGGCCTGGGCAACGGCATGGCGGCGGATGGCCCGGCGTGGCGGGTACGCCGCGGAACCTGCTCCCGCCTGGACCGGCCGCACCCTGGCCACTATAGAAAAGCTGGGTTTCCGGGCCGGCAGGAGGGATAGGACGGCTACCGGTGGCCAAACAGACGGTGGGGAAGAGGCAGGAAGTAAAGCGCCAGGTTGGCAGCAGGTTGCATACGATGCAGGCGGTGGGAAGCAAACCGGTTCGCTTCAAGAACGGGGAGATGAAGCTCTGGCCGGGGCAACCCGGGTTGCCGGACCTGTC
- a CDS encoding vWA domain-containing protein produces MSFFHPLFLWLGLTLPAIVALYILRPRRREMIVPSTLFWRAAPSILEASRPWERLKPRLLLWLQLLVAASLTLGAAAPVWYRGSPSKSVIVLLDASASMNATDLGQTRFSRALREVEALADSLEKGATMTVIVFDRQPRVVVRESADYRQVHRALQGLKPSYYPGELGPALSLARALGRQQDRPRIVLVSDGGLAPVNNAGDLELVAVGRDGAANVALAGLQLRPAGEGQAAQVTVVNHGGRAASGQVYLSAGHREMKAQKWHLGAGESTHLLWPGLPAGVPVAARLAVDDVGMDHLALDNRAWAVPESNHRVRVLLVSRGNIFLERALGVLPGVEVYKCTPQEYPSLLGGAYNYEITVLDGLISPLPPGAALFVNPPAGEVAGLKIGGRFHPPALAGTEGNVMLRYVDLSQVHIASARALETGSGWTADVNTAGKTVLAHGQRQGKRLAAWGFDLHDSDLPLRPAFPLLLHNAISWLAPPDLELPAQVYPGREVEVAALPLARSIEVEPVSPEAVFFRGVSFSSVPNENNLDDGKRGVSVVLAPPFPPVPWVPSAPGLYRIVEICGDGDYSGGRISRLVAVNGYHPRESDLRVRDPRSRQGEEVTSTAPGPRPQSLAGLLSALALAAVLVEWGVASRGR; encoded by the coding sequence CGCCATCCATTTTGGAGGCCAGCCGCCCCTGGGAGCGGCTGAAACCCCGGTTGTTATTGTGGCTGCAGTTGCTGGTGGCCGCATCCCTGACCCTGGGGGCTGCAGCGCCGGTGTGGTACCGGGGTTCCCCTTCCAAAAGCGTCATTGTACTCCTGGATGCTTCGGCCAGTATGAACGCTACTGATTTAGGGCAGACCCGCTTTTCCCGGGCATTGCGGGAAGTGGAGGCCCTGGCCGATAGCCTGGAGAAGGGGGCTACCATGACGGTCATTGTTTTTGACCGCCAGCCCCGGGTGGTGGTGCGCGAGTCTGCCGATTACCGGCAGGTGCACCGGGCGCTGCAGGGGCTCAAGCCGTCCTATTATCCGGGGGAGCTGGGGCCGGCCCTTTCCCTGGCCCGGGCACTGGGCCGCCAGCAGGACCGGCCCCGGATAGTTCTGGTGAGTGACGGTGGCCTGGCTCCGGTGAACAATGCCGGGGATCTGGAACTGGTCGCCGTGGGCAGGGATGGGGCGGCCAATGTGGCCCTGGCCGGTTTGCAGTTGCGCCCGGCCGGAGAGGGCCAGGCGGCCCAGGTAACGGTTGTTAACCATGGCGGGCGGGCGGCTTCCGGCCAGGTTTACCTGAGTGCCGGTCACCGGGAAATGAAGGCCCAAAAATGGCACCTGGGGGCGGGGGAAAGCACCCACCTGCTATGGCCCGGTTTACCTGCCGGGGTGCCGGTGGCGGCGCGCCTGGCCGTAGATGATGTCGGGATGGATCACCTGGCCCTGGACAACCGGGCCTGGGCGGTGCCCGAAAGCAACCACCGCGTGCGGGTTCTGCTGGTCAGCCGGGGAAATATCTTCCTGGAACGGGCGCTGGGTGTATTGCCGGGCGTTGAGGTATATAAATGCACACCTCAAGAATACCCATCCCTTTTGGGCGGAGCTTATAACTACGAGATCACCGTGCTGGACGGCCTTATTTCTCCCCTGCCGCCGGGGGCGGCGCTTTTCGTAAACCCCCCGGCAGGGGAGGTTGCCGGATTAAAAATAGGGGGCAGGTTTCATCCTCCGGCCCTGGCCGGGACGGAAGGAAATGTCATGCTCCGCTATGTAGATTTGTCCCAGGTACATATTGCTTCTGCCCGCGCCCTGGAAACCGGCAGCGGTTGGACTGCCGACGTAAATACTGCCGGAAAAACAGTGCTGGCCCACGGCCAGCGGCAGGGAAAACGCCTGGCGGCCTGGGGATTTGATTTGCACGATTCCGATCTGCCCCTGCGCCCGGCCTTTCCCCTACTCCTGCACAACGCCATCTCCTGGCTGGCGCCCCCTGACCTGGAACTGCCGGCGCAGGTTTACCCGGGCCGGGAAGTTGAGGTGGCCGCTTTGCCCCTGGCCCGGAGTATAGAGGTGGAGCCGGTTTCGCCGGAAGCCGTTTTTTTCCGGGGAGTTTCCTTTTCCAGTGTTCCCAATGAGAACAATTTAGATGATGGCAAGCGTGGTGTTTCGGTGGTGCTTGCCCCGCCCTTTCCACCTGTACCCTGGGTTCCTTCTGCCCCGGGGCTGTACCGCATTGTAGAGATCTGCGGGGACGGGGATTACTCCGGCGGCCGGATCAGCCGTCTGGTGGCTGTAAACGGCTACCATCCCCGGGAATCCGATCTGCGCGTGCGGGACCCCCGTTCCCGGCAGGGGGAGGAGGTAACCTCCACCGCCCCGGGGCCCCGCCCCCAATCCCTGGCTGGCCTTTTGAGTGCCCTGGCCCTGGCTGCGGTGCTGGTGGAATGGGGGGTGGCCAGCCGTGGGCGTTAG